From Nicotiana tabacum cultivar K326 chromosome 22, ASM71507v2, whole genome shotgun sequence, one genomic window encodes:
- the LOC107828982 gene encoding uncharacterized protein LOC107828982: MSSFNPLTSILNQNKLEGLNYVDWKRNLDIVLTVEGYKFVITEECPEKPENAIDDQVKAYDKWVKTNEMARCYILASMANVLQHQHQSMWSAYDMLESLKEMFGEKIVRLSKQP; encoded by the coding sequence ATGTCTTCATTCAACCCACTTACCTCAATTTTGAACCAAAACAAGTTAGAAGGACTGAATTATGTTGACTGGAAAAGAAACCTTGATATTGTCCTAACTGTTGAAGGTTACAAATTTGTAATCACTGAGGAGTGCCCAGAAAAACCTGAAAATGCTATTGATGATCAGGTTAAGGCCTATGACAAATGGGTCAAGACTAATGAGATGGCGCGATGTTACATTCTTGCCTCTATGGCAAATGTTTTGCAACATCAGCATCAGTCTATGTGGTCTGCTTATGACATGCTCGAAAGTCTCAAAGAGATGTTTGGAGAGAAAATCGTGCGACTAAGcaaacagccatga
- the LOC107785574 gene encoding bifunctional aspartokinase/homoserine dehydrogenase 1, chloroplastic-like, with product MALSSSISPCYSCKLFSNPSLSHLKAKGKEMATLNRTHPFSLLQLHCSSFLNSKWERGELKFGIRAAVTSEEYLLDGAIENSQLPRGDSWSVHKFGGTCVGTSERIRNVANVIIQDQSERKLVVVSAMSKVTDMMYDLIQKARSRDDSYLTALDAVLEKHKVTAIDLLDGDELASFLSRLHHDINNLKAMLRAIYIAGHATESFSDFVAGHGELWSAQLLSSVVRMNGVESKWMDTREVLIVNPTSSNQVDPDYLKSGERLEKWYSKNPSMTIIATGFIASTPQNIPTTLKRDGSDFSAAIMGALFKARQVTIWTDVDGVYSADPRKVSEAVILKTLSYQEAWEMSYFGANVLHPRTIVPVMQYDIPIVIKNIFNLAAPGTMICRSTDNEYEDGQRSVFPVKGFATIDNLALVNVEGTGMTGVPGTASDIFAAVKDVGANVIMISQASSEHSVCFAVPEKEVKAVADVLESRFGQALSAGRLSQISVIPNCSILAAVGQRMASTPGVCATFFSALAKANINIRAIAQGCSEYNVTVVVKREDCVRALRAAHSRFYLSRTTIAVGIIGPGLIGGTLLDQLKDQTAILKEKFNIDLRVMGIIGIDSMILSGSGIDLSRWKELLSQNGEMPDLNKFVQHVGENHFIPNSVLVDCTADSHIASQYYDWLHRGIHVVTPNKKANSGPLDQYLKMRALQRQSYTHYFYEATVGAGLPIISTLRGLLETGDKILRIEGIFSGTLSYIFNNFMGTKAFSQVVKEAKEAGYTEPDPRDDLAGTDVARKVIILARESGLELELSDIPVQSLVPEPLRATASAEDFLLQLPQFDQELSKQRQEAEDAGEVLRYVGAVDVVNGKGTVELRRYNKEHPFAQLSGSDNIIAFTTERYCKQPLIVRGPGAGAEVTAGGIFSDILRLASYLGAPS from the exons ATGGCGTTATCATCCTCCATTTCGCCATGTTATTCATGTAAACTCTTCTCTAACCCATCCTTGTCACATTTGAAGGCCAAGGGGAAGGAAATGGCTACCCTTAACAGGACACATCCATTTTCACTCCTGCAACTGCATTGCTCTTCTTTTCTCAA TTCAAAATGGGAAAGAGGAGAGTTGAAGTTCGGCATACGTGCTGCTGTTACAAGTGAAG AATACTTATTGGATGGAGCTATAGAAAATTCTCAGCTTCCTAGAGGTGACAGCTGGTCTGTTCATAAATTTGGTGGTACCTGTGTGGGAACCTCTGAAAGAATTCGCAATGTTGCTAATGTAATAATTCAGGACCAATCAGAAAGAAAGTTGGTGGTTGTGTCTGCAATGTCAAAAGTCACAGATATGATGTATGATCTGATTCAAAAGGCCCGGTCACGAGATGACTCGTACCTAACTGCATTGGATGCTGTACTAGAAAAACACAAAGTAACTGCTATTGATCTACTTGATGGGGATGAGCTTGCTAGTTTCTTATCTCGTCTTCATCATGACATCAACAACCTAAAAGCCATGCTCCGTGCAATATATATTG CTGGTCATGCAACAGAATCTTTCTCTGATTTTGTTGCTGGGCATGGGGAGTTATGGTCTGCTCAGTTGTTGTCATCCGTTGTCAGAATG AATGGTGTAGAGTCTAAATGGATGGACACAAGAGAGGTGCTCATTGTGAACCCAACGAGCTCTAATCAAGTTGATCCAGATTATCTAAAGTCAGGGGAAAGACTTGAGAAATGGTACTCTAAGAATCCATCAATGACTATCATCGCAACTGGTTTTATAGCTAGCACTCCCCAAAATATTCCCACCACTTTGAAAAGGGATGGAAGTGATTTCTCTGCAGCTATCATGGGGGCATTGTTTAAAGCACGCCAAGTCACAATTTGGACAGATGTTGATGGTGTCTATAGTGCTGATCCAAGAAAAG TAAGTGAGGCGGTAATACTGAAGACACTATCTTATCAAGAGGCGTGGGAAATG TCATATTTCGGTGCAAATGTCTTGCATCCACGGACAATTGTTCCAGTGATGCAATATGACATTCCGATTGTTATAAAAAATATCTTTAACCTCGCTGCACCTGGAACAATGATCTGCCGATCCACTGATAATGAATATGAGGATGGACAGAGATCAGTATTCCCGGTCAAAGGATTTGCAACAATTGACAATCTGGCTCTAGTGAATGTTGAGGG AACCGGAATGACTGGTGTTCCTGGTACAGCTAGTGATATTTTTGCTGCAGTAAAAGATGTTGGTGCTAACGTAATCATGATATCCCAG GCTAGTAGTGAGCATTCAGTGTGCTTTGCTGTGCCTGAAAAAGAAGTGAAAGCTGTTGCTGATGTTTTAGAGTCTAGGTTTGGTCAGGCTTTGAGTGCCGGGCGCCTTTCTCAG ATTTCGGTGATTCCGAACTGTAGCATTTTGGCTGCTGTTGGTCAGAGAATGGCAAGCACTCCTGGAGTTTGTGCTACATTTTTTAGTGCACTTGCTAAG GCTAATATCAATATCCGTGCTATAGCTCAAGGTTGCTCAGAGTACAACGTCACTGTAGTTGTTAAACGTGAAGACTGTGTGAGGGCTTTACGTGCTGCGCACTCAAGATTTTATTTGTCAAGAACTACTATTGCTGTGGGCATTATTGGACCAGGGTTGATAGGGGGTACTTTGCTAGACCAGCTCAAGGATCAG ACAGCTatcttaaaggaaaagttcaacaTTGACTTGCGTGTGATGGGTATAATTGGAATAGATTCAATGATATTGAGCGGCTC GGGTATTGATTTGTCAAGATGGAAAGAGCTACTAAGTCAAAACGGAGAAATGCCCGACTTGAATAAGTTTGTTCAGCATGTGGGTGAAAATCATTTCATCCCAAACAGTGTTTTGGTGGATTGCACTGCAGACTCTCATATCGCAAGCCAATACTATGACTGGTTGCACAGAGGCATCCATGTGGTTACCCCAAATAAAAAGGCTAATTCAGGACCACTTGACCAG TACTTGAAGATGAGAGCTCTACAACGACAATCATATACGCATTACTTCTATGAAGCTACTGTTGGAGCTGGTCTACCAATCATTAGCACCTTACGTGGTCTTCTTGAAACCGGGGACAAGATTTTGCGGATTGAGGGTATTTTTAG TGGAACTCTGAGTTACATATTCAATAACTTCATGGGGACAAAAGCTTTTAGCCAAGTGGTGAAGGAGGCGAAAGAGGCGGGTTATACTGAACCAGATCCGAGGGATGACCTAGCCGGGACAGATGTTGCCAGAAAG GTGATAATTCTTGCTAGAGAAAGTGGATTAGAGCTAGAGCTTTCAGATATCCCAGTTCAGAGCCTTGTCCCCGAACCATTAAGG GCTACTGCATCTGCCGAGGACTTTTTGCTGCAGCTGCCACAATTTGATCAAGAGTTGTCTAAACAGAGGCAAGAGGCCGAAGATGCGGGGGAA